One Gossypium hirsutum isolate 1008001.06 chromosome A11, Gossypium_hirsutum_v2.1, whole genome shotgun sequence genomic window carries:
- the LOC107922841 gene encoding transcription factor GLABRA 3 isoform X2 — protein MSCLFEFVGVPENLRKQLAVAVRSIQWSYAIFWSLSATQQGEIQWGDGYYNGDIKTRKTVQALELKADKIGLQRSEQLRELYESLLEGETDQNKRPSAALSPEDLSDTEWYYLVCMSFVFTPGQGLPGKAFANGETIWLCNAQYADSKIFSRSLLAKSASIQTVVCFPYLGGVIELGVTELVPEDPNLLQHIKASLLDFSKPVCSEKSTSAPHNADDDKDPICAKVDHEIVDLLDLENLYSPAKEIKFDHKRFNELHESIKEDFNISSPDECSNGFEQNHQMDDSFMLEDVNGVASQVQSWHFMDDDFSIQEKAGISSPKRGSVSHSHLKEFQQGNHTILSSLDLEVDDDLHYKRTVSAILSTSNWLIESPSFTTCGYKSSFISWKKEGMENFHRPRLHQNIFKKILFAVPLMHRGKCSLGKLENNIDATGHVLPEKRREEEKFQVLKSIVPSIDEIDKESILKDTIKYLKELEARIEELESCKNSMEFEARPRRNCLDVVEQTSDNYENRKVDSVKKPWINKRKACDIDESLHESGSELNRTIPKDGLAPAVKVSIKELEVIIEIKCPCREFLLLDIMEAINNLHLDAHTVQSCTLDGLVTLTLKSKFRGAAIAPAGMIKQALERVAAK, from the exons ATGTCCTGCCTTTTTGAGTTT GTTGGGGTGCCAGAAAACTTAAGGAAACAGCTTGCTGTGGCTGTTAGGAGTATACAATGGAGCTATGCAATCTTTTGGTCTTTATCAGCTACACAACAAGG GGAAATCCAATGGGGAGATGGATACTACAATGGAGATATCAAGACTAGGAAGACTGTTCAAGCATTGGAGCTTAAAGCAGATAAAATAGGGCTACAAAGGAGTGAACAACTGAGAGAGCTTTATGAATCTTTGCTGGAAGGTGAAACTGATCAAAATAAGAGACCTTCTGCTGCATTATCTCCAGAGGATTTGTCTGATACAGAGTGGTATTACTTGGTTTGCATGTCCTTTGTATTCACTCCTGGACAAGG TTTGCCAGGAAAAGCATTTGCAAATGGTGAAACCATATGGTTATGTAATGCTCAATATGCAGATAGTAAAATTTTCTCCCGCTCTTTGCTTGCTAAG AGTGCATCTATTCAG ACTGTGGTATGTTTTCCCTACCTAGGAGGTGTTATTGAGCTAGGTGTAACTGAACTA GTTCCGGAGGATCCGAATCTGCTCCAGCATATTAAAGCTTCCTTGCTGGACTTCTCAAAGCCTGTTTGCTCTGAGAAATCTACCTCTGCCCCTCATAATGCAGATGATGACAAAGATCCTATATGTGCCAAGGTTGACCATGAGATAGTGGATTTGTTGGACTTGGAGAACCTCTATTCCCCTGCTAAAGAAATCAAATTCGATCACAAGAGATTCAACGAGTTACATGAAAGTATCAAGGAAGATTTCAATATCAGCTCCCCTGATGAGTGTTCAAATGGCTTCGAACAAAATCATCAGATGGATGACTCATTCATGCTTGAAGATGTGAATGGTGTTGCTTCTCAAGTACAAAGTTGGCATTTCATGGATGATGACTTCAGCATTCAAGAAAAAGCAGGAATCTCTTCTCCCAAGCGGGGAAGTGTAAGCCATTCTCATCTTAAAGAATTCCAACAAGGAAATCACACAATACTGAGCTCCTTGGATCTTGAAGTTGATGATGACTTGCACTACAAAAGAACTGTTTCTGCTATTCTAAGTACTTCAAACTGGTTGATCGAAAGCCCCAGTTTCACTACCTGTGGCTACAAATCTAGTTTTATCAGTTGGAAGAAAGAAGGAATGGAAAATTTTCATAGACCAAGGCTacatcaaaacatattcaaaaaGATTCTATTTGCAGTGCCTCTAATGCATAGAGGCAAATGTAGCCTTGGGAAATTGGAAAACAATATTGATGCCACAGGACACGTTTTACCTGAGAAAAGAAGGGAGGAAGAGAAATTCCAGGTCCTCAAATCAATTGTTCCTTCTATCGATGAG ATTGACAAAGAATCAATTCTCAAGGACACAATTAAGTACCTGAAAGAGCTAGAAGCAAGGATAGAAGAGTTGGAATCTTGCAAGAATTCAATGGAGTTTGAGGCAAGGCCTAGAAGGAATTGCCTGGATGTGGTGGAGCAGACTTCAGATAATTACGAAAACAGAAAAGTTGACAGTGTCAAGAAGCCTTGGATAAACAAGAGGAAGGCCTGTGACATTGATGAAAGCCTCCATGAATCTGGTTCGGAATTAAATAGGACTATTCCGAAAGATGGCCTTGCACCAGCCGTGAAAGTAAGCATAAAAGAACTGGAAgttataattgaaataaaatgtcCTTGCAGGGAATTCTTGTTGCTGGATATCATGGAGGCTATAAACAACTTACATTTGGATGCTCACACCGTCCAATCGTGCACTCTCGATGGTCTTGTCACATTAACCCTGAAATCTAAG TTTCGTGGAGCAGCCATTGCACCTGCAGGGATGATCAAACAAGCACTAGAAAGAGTTGCAGCTAAGTGA
- the LOC107922841 gene encoding transcription factor GLABRA 3 isoform X1: MANVVKNQVGVPENLRKQLAVAVRSIQWSYAIFWSLSATQQGEIQWGDGYYNGDIKTRKTVQALELKADKIGLQRSEQLRELYESLLEGETDQNKRPSAALSPEDLSDTEWYYLVCMSFVFTPGQGLPGKAFANGETIWLCNAQYADSKIFSRSLLAKSASIQTVVCFPYLGGVIELGVTELVPEDPNLLQHIKASLLDFSKPVCSEKSTSAPHNADDDKDPICAKVDHEIVDLLDLENLYSPAKEIKFDHKRFNELHESIKEDFNISSPDECSNGFEQNHQMDDSFMLEDVNGVASQVQSWHFMDDDFSIQEKAGISSPKRGSVSHSHLKEFQQGNHTILSSLDLEVDDDLHYKRTVSAILSTSNWLIESPSFTTCGYKSSFISWKKEGMENFHRPRLHQNIFKKILFAVPLMHRGKCSLGKLENNIDATGHVLPEKRREEEKFQVLKSIVPSIDEIDKESILKDTIKYLKELEARIEELESCKNSMEFEARPRRNCLDVVEQTSDNYENRKVDSVKKPWINKRKACDIDESLHESGSELNRTIPKDGLAPAVKVSIKELEVIIEIKCPCREFLLLDIMEAINNLHLDAHTVQSCTLDGLVTLTLKSKFRGAAIAPAGMIKQALERVAAK, encoded by the exons ATGGCTAATGTTGTTAAAAACCAGGTTGGGGTGCCAGAAAACTTAAGGAAACAGCTTGCTGTGGCTGTTAGGAGTATACAATGGAGCTATGCAATCTTTTGGTCTTTATCAGCTACACAACAAGG GGAAATCCAATGGGGAGATGGATACTACAATGGAGATATCAAGACTAGGAAGACTGTTCAAGCATTGGAGCTTAAAGCAGATAAAATAGGGCTACAAAGGAGTGAACAACTGAGAGAGCTTTATGAATCTTTGCTGGAAGGTGAAACTGATCAAAATAAGAGACCTTCTGCTGCATTATCTCCAGAGGATTTGTCTGATACAGAGTGGTATTACTTGGTTTGCATGTCCTTTGTATTCACTCCTGGACAAGG TTTGCCAGGAAAAGCATTTGCAAATGGTGAAACCATATGGTTATGTAATGCTCAATATGCAGATAGTAAAATTTTCTCCCGCTCTTTGCTTGCTAAG AGTGCATCTATTCAG ACTGTGGTATGTTTTCCCTACCTAGGAGGTGTTATTGAGCTAGGTGTAACTGAACTA GTTCCGGAGGATCCGAATCTGCTCCAGCATATTAAAGCTTCCTTGCTGGACTTCTCAAAGCCTGTTTGCTCTGAGAAATCTACCTCTGCCCCTCATAATGCAGATGATGACAAAGATCCTATATGTGCCAAGGTTGACCATGAGATAGTGGATTTGTTGGACTTGGAGAACCTCTATTCCCCTGCTAAAGAAATCAAATTCGATCACAAGAGATTCAACGAGTTACATGAAAGTATCAAGGAAGATTTCAATATCAGCTCCCCTGATGAGTGTTCAAATGGCTTCGAACAAAATCATCAGATGGATGACTCATTCATGCTTGAAGATGTGAATGGTGTTGCTTCTCAAGTACAAAGTTGGCATTTCATGGATGATGACTTCAGCATTCAAGAAAAAGCAGGAATCTCTTCTCCCAAGCGGGGAAGTGTAAGCCATTCTCATCTTAAAGAATTCCAACAAGGAAATCACACAATACTGAGCTCCTTGGATCTTGAAGTTGATGATGACTTGCACTACAAAAGAACTGTTTCTGCTATTCTAAGTACTTCAAACTGGTTGATCGAAAGCCCCAGTTTCACTACCTGTGGCTACAAATCTAGTTTTATCAGTTGGAAGAAAGAAGGAATGGAAAATTTTCATAGACCAAGGCTacatcaaaacatattcaaaaaGATTCTATTTGCAGTGCCTCTAATGCATAGAGGCAAATGTAGCCTTGGGAAATTGGAAAACAATATTGATGCCACAGGACACGTTTTACCTGAGAAAAGAAGGGAGGAAGAGAAATTCCAGGTCCTCAAATCAATTGTTCCTTCTATCGATGAG ATTGACAAAGAATCAATTCTCAAGGACACAATTAAGTACCTGAAAGAGCTAGAAGCAAGGATAGAAGAGTTGGAATCTTGCAAGAATTCAATGGAGTTTGAGGCAAGGCCTAGAAGGAATTGCCTGGATGTGGTGGAGCAGACTTCAGATAATTACGAAAACAGAAAAGTTGACAGTGTCAAGAAGCCTTGGATAAACAAGAGGAAGGCCTGTGACATTGATGAAAGCCTCCATGAATCTGGTTCGGAATTAAATAGGACTATTCCGAAAGATGGCCTTGCACCAGCCGTGAAAGTAAGCATAAAAGAACTGGAAgttataattgaaataaaatgtcCTTGCAGGGAATTCTTGTTGCTGGATATCATGGAGGCTATAAACAACTTACATTTGGATGCTCACACCGTCCAATCGTGCACTCTCGATGGTCTTGTCACATTAACCCTGAAATCTAAG TTTCGTGGAGCAGCCATTGCACCTGCAGGGATGATCAAACAAGCACTAGAAAGAGTTGCAGCTAAGTGA